In a genomic window of Xylophilus rhododendri:
- a CDS encoding helix-turn-helix domain-containing protein has translation MQILHETPDELEVALGDRLKSLRLDRNIDQKTLAERAGVSVRALRNLEGGQGSTLHSLVSVLRALGRADWLATIAPVATINPLALGRHAEPRQRATGSRHGAGR, from the coding sequence ATGCAAATCCTCCATGAAACCCCGGACGAGCTGGAAGTCGCCCTGGGCGACCGGCTGAAATCCCTGCGCCTGGACCGCAACATCGACCAGAAGACCCTGGCCGAACGCGCCGGCGTCAGCGTCCGGGCCTTGCGCAACCTCGAAGGCGGCCAGGGCTCCACCCTGCACAGCCTAGTCTCGGTGCTGCGCGCACTCGGCCGCGCGGACTGGCTGGCCACCATCGCGCCCGTCGCCACCATCAACCCGCTGGCGCTGGGCCGCCATGCCGAGCCGCGCCAGCGCGCCACCGGAAGCCGACATGGCGCGGGCCGCTAG
- a CDS encoding type II toxin-antitoxin system HipA family toxin — protein sequence MARAARKKPAVYRHVDKVDVFLWDQHIGAVALDPAYGYYAFAYTEAFKASGIEPSPLHMPARGSRPYLFTELPEATYKRLPALLSDALPDDFGNALINRYMADRGIASNSVTPLDRLAYMSGRGMGALSFKPARGPATRKPTAIELSSLVEEARKAVSGHVDDDDHANAALRSIIEVGTSAGGARAKAVVAWNPETQEIRAGQLDAPPGFQHWLLKFDGMGLDSELGSSQHYGRIEYAYHLMARAAGLQMSDCRLLQEHGRAHFMTRRFDRGEDNSRHHMQTLCALSHLDYKKKGTNAYAQLFMAASALGLPYEAMEEAFRRMVFNVLARNCDDHSKNFSFRLRQGQAWELAPAYDVTFAHNPQGEWTNQHLMSVNGRFKGFEREDLLAEARRFGVGSAPRVIEEVAAALQRWPEFAAAAELPPALVETIGGQFLDLR from the coding sequence ATGGCGCGGGCCGCTAGGAAGAAGCCGGCCGTCTACCGGCATGTCGACAAGGTCGATGTCTTTCTCTGGGACCAGCACATCGGCGCCGTGGCGCTCGATCCCGCCTACGGCTACTACGCCTTCGCCTATACCGAGGCCTTCAAGGCCAGCGGCATCGAGCCCTCGCCGTTGCACATGCCGGCGCGCGGCAGCCGCCCCTACCTGTTCACCGAACTGCCCGAGGCCACCTACAAACGCCTGCCAGCGCTGCTGAGCGACGCCCTGCCGGACGACTTCGGCAACGCGCTGATCAACCGCTACATGGCCGACCGGGGCATCGCCTCGAACAGCGTCACCCCGCTGGACCGCCTGGCCTACATGAGCGGCCGCGGCATGGGCGCCCTGAGCTTCAAGCCGGCACGCGGCCCGGCCACCCGCAAGCCCACCGCCATCGAACTGAGCAGCCTGGTGGAAGAGGCGCGCAAGGCCGTGTCCGGCCATGTCGACGACGACGACCATGCCAATGCCGCCCTGCGCAGCATCATCGAGGTCGGCACCTCGGCCGGTGGCGCACGCGCCAAGGCGGTGGTCGCCTGGAACCCCGAGACGCAGGAGATCCGCGCCGGCCAGCTCGACGCGCCGCCCGGCTTCCAGCACTGGCTGCTGAAGTTCGACGGCATGGGCCTGGACAGCGAGCTGGGCTCCTCCCAGCACTACGGCCGCATCGAATACGCCTACCACCTGATGGCGCGCGCGGCCGGCCTGCAAATGAGCGACTGCCGCCTGCTGCAGGAGCACGGCCGCGCCCACTTCATGACCAGGCGCTTCGACCGCGGCGAGGACAACAGCCGGCACCACATGCAGACCCTGTGCGCCCTGTCCCACCTCGACTACAAGAAAAAGGGCACCAACGCCTATGCCCAGCTCTTCATGGCGGCCAGCGCGCTCGGCCTGCCCTACGAGGCCATGGAAGAGGCCTTCCGGCGTATGGTCTTCAATGTGCTCGCGCGCAACTGCGACGACCACAGCAAGAACTTCTCCTTCCGGCTGCGCCAGGGCCAGGCCTGGGAACTGGCACCGGCCTACGACGTGACCTTCGCCCACAACCCCCAAGGCGAATGGACGAACCAGCACCTGATGTCGGTCAACGGCCGCTTCAAGGGATTCGAACGGGAAGACCTGCTGGCCGAGGCGCGCCGCTTCGGCGTGGGCTCCGCGCCGCGGGTGATCGAGGAAGTGGCCGCGGCGTTGCAGCGCTGGCCCGAGTTCGCCGCGGCCGCCGAACTGCCGCCCGCCCTGGTGGAGACGATAGGCGGCCAGTTCCTGGACCTGCGCTGA